One window from the genome of Comamonas sp. lk encodes:
- a CDS encoding sulfite exporter TauE/SafE family protein: MDILATLGMGPWTHIALLLGAAFVAGALNAVAGGGSFLTLPALVFTGVPPVVANATGTVALLPGYMAGAWGFREDMRPPPGLSLRQIVLLSLIGGSAGAALLLFTPDATFRKVVPWLLLAATAMFAFGPQLRAWASGKNTAHAVPSVTKAAAGMLIVAIYGGYFNGGLGILLLALFGLLGQTQLNAMNGMKNLVSALLTAIAVVIYAAGGIVQWKLALLMMIAATAGGYGGARVARKIPAPILRWCIVATGLVMAGLFFAKG, translated from the coding sequence ATGGACATCCTGGCCACCCTGGGCATGGGCCCGTGGACACATATCGCTTTGCTGCTGGGCGCAGCCTTCGTCGCCGGCGCACTCAATGCCGTGGCCGGCGGCGGCAGTTTTCTGACGCTGCCGGCCCTGGTCTTCACCGGCGTGCCGCCCGTGGTGGCCAACGCCACCGGCACCGTGGCCCTGCTGCCCGGTTATATGGCCGGAGCCTGGGGCTTTCGCGAAGACATGCGGCCGCCGCCGGGCCTGTCATTGCGGCAAATCGTGCTGCTCTCGCTGATTGGCGGCTCGGCCGGGGCGGCGCTGCTGCTGTTCACGCCGGATGCCACCTTCCGCAAAGTCGTGCCCTGGCTGCTGCTGGCCGCCACCGCCATGTTCGCCTTCGGCCCGCAGTTGCGCGCCTGGGCATCGGGTAAGAATACCGCCCACGCCGTCCCATCGGTGACCAAGGCCGCTGCGGGCATGCTGATAGTCGCCATCTACGGCGGCTATTTCAACGGAGGCCTGGGCATTTTGCTGCTGGCCTTGTTCGGCCTGCTAGGCCAGACCCAACTCAACGCCATGAATGGCATGAAGAATCTGGTCTCGGCCCTGCTCACCGCCATTGCCGTGGTGATCTACGCCGCGGGCGGCATTGTGCAATGGAAGCTGGCCCTGCTGATGATGATTGCCGCTACCGCAGGCGGCTACGGCGGCGCACGCGTGGCACGCAAGATTCCCGCACCTATTCTGCGCTGGTGCATTGTGGCGACAGGCCTGGTGATGGCGGGGCTGTTTTTCGCCAAGGGCTGA
- a CDS encoding MBL fold metallo-hydrolase, which yields MNMQTMHIEPFFDTVTGTVSYVLADTGAGQAAVIDPVLDFEAQSGTLTSASSDRIIDYLRAQGWQLQWILETHAHADHLSGAQHIRHHLGGKIAIGEHIQSVQKMFSRIFHFEPGFLPNGSQFDHLLHDGERFQVGDLEVTALHLPGHTPADMAFQVQDAVFVGDTLFLPDVGTARADFPGGDAVSLYRSIQRILSLPESTRLFVCHDYPPNGRAPDCMCRVVDQIQRSIHVSEGISEAEFVAMRNARDATLAMPTLILPAVQVNLRAGKLPPADSDGRSYLQIPINAFLGDKKPADGV from the coding sequence TTGAACATGCAGACCATGCACATCGAACCCTTCTTCGATACCGTCACCGGCACGGTGAGCTATGTGCTGGCGGACACGGGGGCAGGCCAGGCCGCCGTGATCGATCCCGTGCTGGACTTCGAAGCCCAGTCGGGCACGCTGACCAGTGCCTCGTCCGACCGCATCATTGACTATCTGCGGGCACAGGGCTGGCAGCTGCAGTGGATTCTGGAGACCCATGCCCACGCCGACCATCTCTCGGGCGCCCAGCACATACGCCACCATCTGGGCGGCAAGATTGCCATTGGCGAGCACATCCAGTCCGTGCAGAAAATGTTCAGCCGCATCTTTCACTTCGAGCCCGGCTTTCTGCCCAACGGCAGCCAGTTTGACCATCTGCTGCACGACGGCGAACGCTTTCAGGTGGGCGACCTGGAGGTGACGGCTCTGCACCTGCCCGGCCACACGCCAGCCGATATGGCGTTTCAGGTCCAGGACGCCGTGTTTGTGGGCGACACCTTGTTTCTGCCCGATGTGGGCACGGCCCGCGCCGATTTTCCCGGCGGCGATGCGGTCAGTCTGTACCGCTCCATCCAGCGCATCCTGTCCCTGCCCGAAAGCACCCGCCTGTTTGTCTGCCACGACTACCCGCCCAACGGCCGTGCGCCCGACTGCATGTGCCGCGTGGTCGATCAAATACAGCGCAGCATCCATGTCAGCGAAGGCATCAGCGAAGCCGAGTTTGTCGCCATGCGCAATGCGCGCGATGCCACGCTGGCCATGCCCACGCTGATCCTGCCTGCGGTACAGGTCAATCTGCGCGCCGGCAAATTGCCGCCGGCAGACAGCGACGGCCGCAGCTATCTGCAAATCCCCATCAATGCCTTTCTGGGCGATAAGAAGCCTGCTGACGGAGTTTGA
- the ybeY gene encoding rRNA maturation RNase YbeY, producing MSLNQLQLSLQFGRFPEAAAHRELLSRSKVTRWIRHALAVDAEITVRIVDAEEGQRLNREFRKKDYATNVLTFDYQQEPTAMADLVLCAPVVEREAQEQNKSLEEHYAHLLVHGTLHAQGWDHETSDEDAEEMESYETDIMQELGFSDPYAKD from the coding sequence ATGTCTTTAAATCAACTGCAACTGTCCCTGCAATTCGGCCGCTTTCCCGAAGCGGCTGCCCACCGCGAGCTACTGAGCCGCAGCAAGGTCACGCGCTGGATTCGCCATGCGCTGGCCGTGGATGCCGAGATCACCGTGCGCATCGTCGATGCCGAAGAAGGCCAGCGCCTGAACCGCGAATTCCGTAAAAAGGACTACGCGACCAATGTGCTGACCTTTGACTACCAGCAAGAGCCCACGGCGATGGCCGATCTGGTGCTGTGCGCCCCGGTGGTGGAGCGCGAAGCCCAGGAGCAGAACAAGTCGCTGGAAGAGCATTACGCCCATTTGCTGGTGCACGGCACCTTGCACGCCCAGGGCTGGGACCATGAAACCAGCGATGAAGATGCCGAGGAGATGGAGTCCTACGAGACCGACATCATGCAAGAGCTGGGTTTTTCCGACCCCTACGCCAAGGACTGA
- a CDS encoding YeeE/YedE thiosulfate transporter family protein — MGIAWEAFTPFASLAGGLLIGLAAALLLVLLGRVAGISGIVGQLLQSSGWGSAAQWGWRAAFVLGLLLAPWVWQRFAPLPAMDMPSNPLLIVAAGLLVGFGTRLGSGCTSGHGVCGLSRLSPRSLAATLVFMAAGAATVFVLRHVLGG, encoded by the coding sequence ATGGGGATTGCCTGGGAGGCATTCACGCCCTTCGCCTCGCTGGCCGGCGGCCTGCTGATCGGTCTGGCCGCTGCGCTGCTGCTGGTATTGCTGGGGCGTGTTGCCGGCATCAGCGGCATCGTCGGCCAGTTGTTGCAGTCCAGCGGCTGGGGCAGCGCTGCCCAATGGGGCTGGCGTGCCGCCTTTGTGCTGGGCCTGTTGCTGGCGCCCTGGGTGTGGCAGCGGTTCGCACCCTTGCCGGCGATGGACATGCCCTCCAATCCGCTGCTGATTGTTGCCGCCGGTCTGCTGGTGGGCTTTGGCACGCGCCTGGGTTCGGGCTGCACCAGCGGCCATGGTGTCTGCGGTCTGTCGCGTTTGTCGCCGCGTTCGCTGGCCGCCACCCTGGTGTTCATGGCAGCGGGGGCTGCCACCGTGTTTGTGCTGCGTCACGTCCTGGGAGGCTGA
- a CDS encoding metalloregulator ArsR/SmtB family transcription factor, whose translation MSDDSEQAPALDLAAMRAHAGEAVAMLKVLGNEDRLLLLCQIAQQPRTVGELEQLTGIGQPTLSQQLGVLRREGLVSTEREGKFIRYQAADARALQLMELVHQLFCEGEPK comes from the coding sequence ATGAGTGATGACAGCGAGCAGGCACCGGCTTTGGACCTGGCGGCCATGCGCGCCCATGCGGGCGAGGCGGTGGCCATGCTCAAAGTGCTGGGCAATGAGGACCGGCTGCTACTGCTATGCCAGATCGCGCAGCAGCCGCGCACCGTGGGCGAGCTGGAGCAGCTCACGGGCATCGGCCAGCCTACGCTGTCGCAGCAGCTGGGCGTGCTGCGCCGTGAAGGCCTGGTCAGCACCGAGCGCGAAGGCAAGTTCATACGCTACCAAGCCGCAGATGCACGCGCTCTGCAGCTGATGGAACTGGTGCACCAGCTGTTTTGTGAGGGAGAGCCGAAATGA
- a CDS encoding dipeptidase, with amino-acid sequence MKQSSKPSLSLIAAGLILGLAGTSLPIQAQTLKKPALDALIASSAPTPAKSFKAFAQQAAKAEPIVATAVQHYIRGQSLSEGELADIARLLGIYNRLTQEAAVLQSLQRMVALPTVRDPKVPAHESPAILDFGKLVASMAAEFGLRFRNVDNRIFEVTLPANAASRASEATEFGILTHADVVPVVAAEWVLDGKQINPFQVTRVGDRLYGRGTIDDKGSIATVLYAMKAVKDSGLPLSRSIRLMIETTEETGGDAMKYYQGKTSLPEYNIVLDSKYPAVVAEKGTGALKALFAEVAVDAAKPAITAMSGAASANSIAQTASATVSATDAAALDQIAQRLSKEKDEFVRRHEGQGKFAIEVQRAEGMLTVKVSGASAHGSRPEEGVNPVPRLALFLQQSLMPEQGAALVQPNQYSQAVRYINGVFGLDYLGKRLGIDYADDFMGPLTLSPNLIKSADGKLEVTANARMPRGRTPEQLRAEVEQGIARWSDTAKVAVTVQYTQGNWMARDPKGAWLSTLLNIFGDTTGLDAKPVPTAGSTTAKLMPNAINFGPAMPGKKYTAHNALEYQELPDLRTDMQMFTEMLVRIGNLQQMQ; translated from the coding sequence ATGAAACAATCCAGCAAGCCCTCTTTGTCCCTCATAGCCGCCGGCCTGATTCTGGGTCTGGCAGGTACCAGCCTGCCCATCCAGGCACAGACCTTGAAGAAACCCGCGCTGGATGCACTGATCGCATCGTCCGCCCCGACCCCGGCCAAATCCTTCAAGGCTTTTGCACAACAGGCCGCAAAGGCAGAACCGATTGTGGCAACAGCCGTGCAGCACTACATACGTGGTCAGTCTCTTTCGGAGGGCGAGCTCGCGGATATCGCCCGATTGCTGGGGATATACAACCGTCTGACGCAGGAGGCTGCGGTGCTGCAAAGCCTGCAGCGCATGGTGGCGCTGCCCACGGTGCGCGATCCCAAGGTGCCTGCGCATGAAAGTCCGGCCATCCTGGACTTCGGCAAGCTCGTTGCATCCATGGCCGCCGAATTCGGGCTGCGCTTTCGCAATGTGGACAACCGCATCTTTGAAGTGACGCTGCCTGCCAATGCGGCGAGCCGCGCCAGCGAGGCGACCGAGTTCGGCATTCTGACCCATGCAGATGTGGTGCCGGTGGTGGCTGCCGAGTGGGTGCTGGACGGCAAGCAGATCAACCCTTTTCAGGTCACCCGCGTGGGCGATCGGCTTTATGGGCGCGGCACGATTGACGACAAGGGCTCTATCGCCACCGTGCTGTATGCGATGAAGGCGGTCAAGGACAGCGGTCTGCCGCTCTCGCGCAGCATTCGCCTGATGATAGAGACCACCGAGGAAACCGGCGGCGATGCCATGAAGTACTACCAGGGAAAGACCTCGCTGCCGGAGTACAACATCGTGCTGGATAGCAAGTACCCGGCCGTGGTTGCAGAAAAGGGCACGGGCGCTCTCAAGGCCTTGTTTGCGGAGGTCGCCGTGGATGCCGCCAAGCCCGCCATCACCGCCATGAGCGGTGCCGCCTCGGCCAACTCCATTGCGCAGACGGCTTCCGCCACCGTCTCCGCCACCGATGCGGCTGCGCTGGATCAGATTGCGCAGCGGCTCTCGAAGGAAAAGGATGAGTTTGTGCGTCGGCACGAGGGGCAGGGAAAGTTCGCCATCGAGGTGCAGCGCGCCGAGGGCATGCTCACGGTCAAGGTCAGCGGTGCATCCGCTCACGGCTCGCGTCCTGAGGAAGGGGTAAATCCCGTGCCGCGCCTGGCGCTGTTCCTGCAACAGAGCCTGATGCCGGAGCAGGGCGCAGCATTGGTGCAACCCAATCAGTACAGCCAGGCCGTGCGCTATATCAACGGTGTTTTCGGTCTGGACTATCTGGGTAAGCGGCTGGGCATTGACTATGCCGATGATTTCATGGGCCCGCTGACGCTGTCGCCCAATCTCATCAAGTCCGCGGACGGCAAGCTGGAGGTGACGGCCAATGCGCGCATGCCGCGGGGCAGGACGCCGGAGCAGCTGCGCGCCGAGGTGGAGCAGGGCATTGCCCGCTGGAGCGATACGGCCAAGGTTGCGGTGACGGTGCAGTACACCCAGGGCAACTGGATGGCCCGCGATCCCAAGGGCGCGTGGCTGAGCACCTTGCTCAATATCTTTGGTGACACCACGGGGCTGGATGCCAAGCCCGTGCCTACCGCAGGCAGCACCACGGCCAAGCTCATGCCCAACGCCATCAACTTCGGCCCGGCCATGCCCGGCAAGAAATACACGGCCCACAACGCGCTGGAGTATCAGGAGCTGCCGGATCTGCGCACGGACATGCAGATGTTCACCGAGATGCTGGTGCGCATCGGCAATCTGCAGCAGATGCAGTGA
- the dtd gene encoding D-aminoacyl-tRNA deacylase, with amino-acid sequence MMSVIQRVKSAQVQVDGQVIGQIEQGLLVLVCAERGDSEAEADRLLTKLLKLRIFSDADGKMNLSLQDVGCGLLIVSQFTLAADTRGGNRPSFTAAAAPDEGRRLYHYFVDQARAAHPLVQTGEFAADMQVHLVNDGPVTIPLRMEPQA; translated from the coding sequence ATGATGAGCGTGATACAGCGCGTGAAAAGCGCGCAGGTGCAGGTGGACGGCCAGGTCATAGGCCAGATCGAGCAAGGCTTGCTGGTGCTGGTCTGTGCCGAGCGTGGCGACAGCGAAGCCGAGGCCGACAGGTTGCTGACCAAGCTGCTCAAGCTGCGCATCTTCAGCGACGCGGACGGCAAGATGAACCTCAGCCTGCAGGATGTGGGCTGCGGCCTGCTCATCGTCAGCCAGTTCACGCTGGCCGCCGACACCCGAGGCGGCAACCGTCCCAGCTTCACCGCCGCCGCCGCGCCCGATGAAGGCCGGCGCCTGTACCACTACTTCGTGGATCAGGCCCGTGCCGCCCACCCCCTGGTGCAGACCGGCGAGTTCGCCGCCGACATGCAGGTGCATCTGGTCAATGACGGGCCCGTGACCATTCCCCTGCGCATGGAGCCGCAGGCCTAG
- a CDS encoding cation diffusion facilitator family transporter encodes MSSSSWFAGRASAWLQPRQLLRASVAVALLTIVFKTLAWWLTGSVSLLSDALESFVNLGGAVFALAMVTIAARPADEDHPYGHHKAEYFSAGFEGILVMGASVAIVWAAALRLWHPQPLEQLSWGLLLSLISTGFNGALAWVMFRSAKVHRSMALEGDARHLLTDVWTSVGVVLGLLAAQWTGWLWLDAAVAMAVACNIFVQGAQLVWQSSQGLMDKALDADSIERIHAVLQQHAAAHEVQFDNLTTRQAGERSFVDLHMHVPEAWTVRQAAQLRSEIEAALLQAVPGLYARIELLPMGMETHSEAGDTRAVCASEI; translated from the coding sequence ATGAGCTCATCGTCTTGGTTTGCGGGCCGTGCTTCAGCCTGGTTGCAGCCGCGCCAGCTGCTGCGGGCATCGGTGGCCGTGGCATTGCTGACCATTGTGTTCAAGACCCTGGCCTGGTGGCTGACCGGATCGGTCAGTCTGTTGTCGGATGCGCTGGAATCCTTTGTCAACCTGGGCGGCGCGGTGTTTGCTCTGGCCATGGTGACGATTGCCGCCCGTCCGGCCGACGAAGACCACCCTTACGGCCACCACAAGGCCGAATATTTCTCTGCGGGCTTTGAAGGCATTCTGGTCATGGGTGCCAGCGTGGCCATTGTCTGGGCTGCGGCGCTTCGGCTATGGCATCCCCAGCCGCTGGAGCAGCTGAGCTGGGGCTTGCTGCTGTCGTTGATCAGCACCGGCTTCAATGGCGCTCTGGCCTGGGTCATGTTTCGCTCGGCCAAAGTGCACCGCTCCATGGCGCTGGAAGGCGATGCCCGCCATCTGTTGACCGATGTCTGGACTTCGGTGGGCGTGGTGCTGGGATTGCTGGCCGCCCAGTGGACGGGCTGGCTGTGGCTGGATGCGGCCGTGGCCATGGCCGTGGCGTGCAATATCTTTGTGCAAGGTGCCCAGCTGGTCTGGCAGTCATCGCAGGGCTTGATGGACAAGGCGCTGGATGCCGACTCCATCGAACGCATTCACGCCGTGCTGCAGCAGCATGCGGCAGCGCATGAGGTGCAGTTCGACAATCTCACCACCCGCCAGGCCGGCGAGCGCAGCTTTGTCGATCTGCATATGCATGTGCCGGAGGCCTGGACGGTGCGCCAGGCGGCGCAGCTGCGTTCCGAGATCGAGGCGGCGCTGCTCCAGGCGGTGCCCGGTCTGTATGCCCGCATAGAGCTGCTGCCCATGGGCATGGAAACCCATAGCGAAGCCGGCGATACTCGCGCCGTCTGTGCATCCGAAATTTGA
- a CDS encoding amidohydrolase: protein MHPSLTRKFCITAALAASLTSAQAAELDPLPLKPQLLQLIAQMYPQMRGIYEDLHANPELGFEETRTAAKLAAEMRKLGFEVTEGIGKTGLVAIYRNGAGPTVMVRTELDALPMEEKTGLPYASKAKAQYNGKESFVAHSCGHDMHMTSWLGTAQALLGLKMQWKGTLMFVAQPSEETVTGAKAMLADGLFQKFGKPDYAFALHTGSMPYGTVGYVAGAATSNSDSLDITFHGRGSHGSMPDKGIDPVLMASRFVVDVQGVVSREKDPMEFGVVTVGAFNAGSAGNIIPDQARLLGTIRSYKSEVRSKLHDGIERSAKAQAAMSGAPAPDIKLTKGSDAVVNDAALVNRTVRLFKAALGDKNVLPIPPATASEDFSDFINQGVPSMFYILGVSDPQKVAQASQPGGKPLPFNHSPFFAPEPEPTFKTGVETMTLAVMNVMQ from the coding sequence ATGCACCCAAGCCTCACTCGCAAGTTCTGCATCACTGCCGCGCTGGCCGCCAGTCTGACCTCGGCCCAGGCCGCGGAGCTGGACCCCCTGCCGCTCAAGCCCCAGCTGCTGCAGCTGATCGCCCAGATGTATCCGCAGATGCGCGGCATCTACGAAGACCTGCATGCCAACCCCGAGCTGGGTTTCGAGGAAACTCGCACCGCCGCCAAGCTGGCGGCCGAGATGCGCAAACTGGGCTTTGAAGTCACCGAGGGCATTGGCAAGACCGGCCTAGTCGCCATCTACCGCAATGGCGCGGGCCCCACCGTCATGGTGCGCACCGAGCTGGACGCCCTGCCGATGGAGGAAAAAACCGGCCTGCCCTATGCCAGCAAGGCCAAGGCCCAGTACAACGGCAAGGAGAGCTTTGTCGCCCATAGCTGCGGCCACGACATGCATATGACCAGCTGGCTGGGCACGGCGCAGGCGCTGCTGGGTCTGAAGATGCAATGGAAGGGCACACTGATGTTCGTCGCCCAGCCGTCCGAAGAAACTGTAACCGGTGCCAAGGCCATGCTGGCCGACGGCCTGTTCCAGAAGTTCGGCAAGCCCGACTACGCTTTTGCGCTGCACACCGGCTCCATGCCTTATGGCACGGTGGGCTATGTGGCCGGGGCGGCGACCTCCAATTCGGACTCGCTGGACATCACGTTTCACGGCCGCGGCAGCCATGGCTCCATGCCCGACAAAGGCATAGACCCCGTGCTCATGGCCTCGCGCTTCGTAGTGGACGTGCAAGGCGTGGTCAGCCGCGAGAAAGATCCGATGGAGTTCGGCGTGGTCACCGTGGGCGCCTTCAACGCGGGCAGCGCAGGCAACATCATTCCCGATCAGGCCCGGCTGCTGGGCACGATCCGTAGCTACAAGAGCGAGGTGCGCAGCAAGCTGCATGACGGCATAGAGCGCAGCGCCAAAGCGCAGGCCGCCATGTCCGGTGCACCGGCCCCCGACATCAAGCTGACCAAGGGTTCGGACGCCGTGGTCAATGATGCAGCACTGGTCAATCGCACGGTCAGGCTGTTCAAGGCTGCGCTGGGCGACAAGAACGTGCTGCCCATTCCTCCGGCCACGGCCAGCGAGGACTTCTCGGACTTCATCAACCAGGGCGTGCCGTCCATGTTCTACATCCTGGGCGTGTCCGATCCCCAGAAGGTGGCGCAGGCCAGCCAGCCCGGCGGCAAGCCGCTGCCTTTCAATCACTCGCCCTTCTTCGCCCCCGAGCCCGAACCCACGTTCAAGACCGGTGTGGAAACCATGACGCTGGCCGTCATGAACGTGATGCAGTAA
- the dbpA gene encoding ATP-dependent RNA helicase DbpA, whose translation MNTSTSAAKATDTTAFSALPLSPEMLGNLQQLGYTQMTPIQAASLPLTLQGKDLIAQASTGSGKTAAFGLPMVDRLNPRWFAVQALVLCPTRELADQVATEIRRLARAQDNIKVVTVYGGVPSRNQIASLENGAHIVVGTPGRVMDLMERGKLDIANLKTLVLDEADRMLDMGFLSDIETVVRQCPADRQTLLFSATYPEGIAGLANRFMRDPQMVKVAAQHSAGKIQQRWYEVGAREKVETVAKLLAHFRPESTIAFCNTKQQCRDVVNALQAQGFSALALFGELEQRERDEVLVQFANKSCSVLVATDVAARGLDIADLSAVINVDVTPDSEVHIHRIGRTGRGDAEGLALNLVSMDEMGSVGKIEQLQGRASEFFPVEELTPAAGGELLPPMMTIQIIGGRKEKIRAGDVMGAMCADFGYSRDQIGKISVNDFSTYVAVDRKIAAQACAKLNGGKVKGKTVKARLL comes from the coding sequence ATGAATACCTCCACCAGCGCCGCCAAGGCCACTGATACCACCGCTTTCTCGGCGCTGCCCCTGTCTCCTGAAATGCTGGGCAACCTGCAGCAGCTGGGCTACACGCAGATGACGCCGATTCAGGCCGCCAGCCTGCCGTTGACGCTGCAGGGCAAAGACCTGATCGCCCAGGCCAGCACCGGTAGCGGCAAGACTGCGGCCTTCGGCCTGCCCATGGTCGATCGCCTGAACCCGCGCTGGTTTGCCGTGCAGGCTCTGGTCCTGTGCCCCACGCGCGAACTGGCCGATCAGGTGGCTACCGAAATCCGCCGTCTGGCCCGTGCCCAGGACAATATCAAGGTCGTCACCGTCTATGGCGGCGTGCCCTCGCGCAACCAGATCGCCAGCCTGGAAAACGGAGCCCACATCGTCGTCGGCACACCCGGTCGCGTGATGGACCTGATGGAGCGCGGAAAGCTGGATATCGCCAACCTCAAGACTCTGGTGCTGGACGAGGCCGATCGCATGCTGGACATGGGTTTTCTGTCCGACATCGAAACCGTGGTGCGCCAGTGCCCGGCCGATCGCCAGACCCTGTTGTTCTCGGCCACATACCCCGAAGGCATTGCCGGACTGGCCAACCGTTTCATGCGCGATCCGCAAATGGTCAAGGTGGCCGCCCAGCACAGTGCCGGCAAGATCCAGCAGCGCTGGTATGAAGTCGGCGCCCGCGAAAAAGTGGAGACGGTTGCCAAGCTGCTGGCGCATTTCCGCCCCGAATCGACAATTGCCTTTTGCAACACCAAGCAGCAGTGCCGCGACGTGGTCAATGCCTTGCAGGCCCAGGGCTTCAGCGCGCTGGCGCTGTTTGGCGAGCTGGAGCAGCGCGAGCGCGATGAAGTGCTGGTGCAGTTTGCCAACAAGAGCTGCAGCGTGCTGGTGGCTACCGACGTGGCCGCACGTGGCCTGGATATCGCCGATCTGTCGGCGGTGATCAATGTGGACGTGACGCCCGATTCCGAGGTGCATATTCACCGCATTGGCCGCACCGGCCGCGGCGATGCCGAAGGTCTGGCGCTGAATCTGGTGTCCATGGACGAAATGGGCAGCGTGGGCAAGATCGAACAGCTGCAAGGCCGTGCCTCCGAGTTCTTTCCCGTGGAAGAACTCACGCCCGCCGCCGGTGGCGAGCTGCTGCCACCCATGATGACCATCCAGATCATCGGCGGGCGCAAGGAAAAAATCCGCGCTGGCGACGTGATGGGGGCCATGTGCGCCGATTTTGGCTACAGCCGCGACCAGATCGGCAAGATCAGCGTGAACGACTTTTCCACCTATGTGGCGGTGGATCGCAAGATCGCTGCCCAGGCCTGCGCCAAGCTCAACGGCGGCAAGGTCAAGGGCAAGACGGTCAAAGCCCGTCTTCTCTAA
- a CDS encoding YeeE/YedE family protein, whose amino-acid sequence MQAVFTSMVALISGLVLGLGLLLSGMGNPAKVQNFLDVLGRWDPSLALVMGGAIAVGLPAFAWARKRKTALLGEPMDLPTASRVDARLLSGAALFGMGWGLAGFCPGPALMNLATGRSEVWLFVAAMVVGMLAQHAWARRPS is encoded by the coding sequence ATGCAAGCTGTTTTCACTTCCATGGTGGCTTTGATTTCCGGTCTGGTGTTGGGTCTGGGGCTTTTGCTTTCGGGCATGGGCAACCCGGCCAAGGTGCAGAATTTTCTGGATGTCTTGGGCCGCTGGGATCCGTCTCTGGCCCTGGTCATGGGCGGGGCGATTGCCGTGGGCTTGCCGGCGTTTGCCTGGGCCCGCAAGCGCAAGACCGCACTGCTGGGCGAGCCCATGGACCTGCCCACGGCCAGCCGCGTCGATGCCAGGCTGCTGAGCGGCGCGGCACTGTTCGGCATGGGCTGGGGTCTGGCCGGTTTTTGCCCCGGGCCGGCGCTGATGAATCTGGCCACGGGTCGCTCCGAAGTCTGGCTGTTTGTGGCGGCCATGGTGGTGGGCATGCTGGCCCAGCATGCATGGGCCAGGCGTCCGTCTTGA